The nucleotide sequence AATTTCATGATCGTTATTAGCGGATATGGAAGCTATTTGAGCAATCTCTTCACTGCTCTTAATTTCCTTGCTGAATTCCTTAATTTTATCCACAACCACTCGGGTTGCTTTTTCCAATCCGCGTTTCAGATACATCGGATTTACGCCTGCCGTTACATGTTTCAGCCCTTCTTCAATGATTGCTTGGGCTAAAATTGTGGCTGTGGTAGTTCCATCACCCGCCGTATCATGTGTTTTTTCCGCAACTTCTTTACAGAGCTGTGCGCCCATATTTTCATATTCATCTTCCAGCTCAATTTCTTTGGCTATGGTTACACCGTCATTTGTAATGAGTGGAGAGCCAAATTTCTTATCTAAAACAACATTTCTACCCTTGGGTCCAAGGGTAACTTTCACGGCATCTGCCAGTTTATCAACTCCGCTTTTTAAACTTGTGCGGGCGTTATGTGAATACTGCATTTGTTTTGCCATCTTGTTTTCCTCCATAATATCGATATTTTTAATTTAGGTATCTTAGCAGTCAATTCATTTGAGTGCTAATATTATTATAATCAGAATCCTGTCAAGTGCAAATTTAAAATTTTTGTCTGCAGGGGTTCTTTTTTCCCAAAAAAGCGGGTGAAATGCTTTAAAAAAACAAAATTTAGCCGTTTTCTTTCTGCTTTGGCAGAAATTTATCCTGTTTTTAGCAGGAATTTCTTTTTCCCCATTCTGCCCCTACTTGCTGCCCGAATGTTTGCAGTGTCCATCCCGAATGCTTCCCGAATGACGATACGGGATGGATACCGGATACCTTCCGTAAGTATATGGGGCGTATGTAGGTAGCTAATAGGGAGGCAATAATTTTCATTTAGGCAAAAGCAGGGTGCAAAAAAAACAGTCCTCCGGACTTTATAAATCGCCATTGTCCTTATTTCTTGGGTGTCCTTTTTGGTATGCTTCCTTAATATCTTCCAAAGAAATATGGGTATAGGTCTCGGTGGTGGAGAGCAATGAATGGCCTAAAAGTTCTTGAATGGAGCGTAAATCTGCCCCACGCGACAGAAGATGAGTAGCAAAACTATGTCTTAAAGAATGAGGTGAATAGCCCTTAGCTTTGGCAACCAGTTCAAAATAGCGTTTAAGAATAATATCCAGCTGTTTATTGTCAAATGCTCTGCCGCTTTTGGTTAAAAAAAGTATGTCAGAATTGTGCTCGTGCATAAAATGGGGACGGACTTTTAAATAATTTTCAATCGCCTCAATGGCATACGAGCCAAGAGGGACGATGCGCTGTTTATTTCCCTTTCCGGTGATTCTTACTAACCCTCTTTTCAAATCAATGTCCTGTAAACGGATGCCGGCTAATTCGGAAATTCGCAATCCGGAAGCATACAGTGTTTCCAAAATTGCCTTATTTCTAATGCCAAAAGGGCTGTCGCTATCCGGAATGGAAAGCAAAGTTCTTACTTCTTCTTCGCTGAAACATTTGGGCAGTGGAACTTCATATTTGGGGCGTTTTATTTTTTCCATTGGATTGGTGTTTATGATTCCGTTTCTTTTACAGAATTTAAAAAAGGCATTAAGAGCGGCGCTTTTTCTTGCCAGAGAACGGTTGCAATCGGGTTTTTCATTCAGATAGCGTAAAAAATCTCGAATATTAAGAACGGTTATCCCCTTGATATCCACTTCCTCATTTTCAAAATAGCGTTGCACAAAAGCCAAGAACTGTTCCAAATCCAGTTTGTAGGCACTGACCGTTCTGGGGGATTTCCCTTCCAAAGCCAGATAATTACAAAATTGAGTTATATAATTTTCCATACTGCCATTTTTTTACTTGCCTTAAAACTTAGCAAGCAAAAAAATGACCTTAATTGAAAGAAAGGGAGGATATATGTGCCAGTATATAGATGAAACCGCTAAAATAGGCAATAATGTATCGCTCGGAAAGAATGTGGTAATAATGGCTGGAGTCCAAATTGGAGATGACTGTTTGATTGGGCATAATGTCGTCATTCATCCCGATA is from Candidatus Cloacimonas sp. and encodes:
- the xerA gene encoding site-specific tyrosine recombinase/integron integrase: MENYITQFCNYLALEGKSPRTVSAYKLDLEQFLAFVQRYFENEEVDIKGITVLNIRDFLRYLNEKPDCNRSLARKSAALNAFFKFCKRNGIINTNPMEKIKRPKYEVPLPKCFSEEEVRTLLSIPDSDSPFGIRNKAILETLYASGLRISELAGIRLQDIDLKRGLVRITGKGNKQRIVPLGSYAIEAIENYLKVRPHFMHEHNSDILFLTKSGRAFDNKQLDIILKRYFELVAKAKGYSPHSLRHSFATHLLSRGADLRSIQELLGHSLLSTTETYTHISLEDIKEAYQKGHPRNKDNGDL